One Pectobacterium colocasium DNA segment encodes these proteins:
- the trxA gene encoding thioredoxin: MSDAIITASDTSLDALLNHNDKPILLDLWAPWCQPCKTLAPLLHTIADNTPDNLTVAKLDVEQYPAFMQRFGVRGIPTLLLFKNGQEISRQIGVKTLAQLRGWLESHQITIQNTAQPLAETRVTWGAFYGDASLHDFLHQRLRQHAANGDIEHAFSPYWQDNKGSVSAVLAHSADIHIFERVSGLPAALGLLMEKLPTTTPAQVDALFTAIAPGKAIDGVALQWLQQWLDDASNPWSDWLADSTVDSLRQQWISATSQLLAGETVAESEWTALHQQAISWEEKASGELGLEKNIASIIASLSPPPAASDANSWRGVSITLGFALAQILQIHDGWSREERATPDKRFRWFKEQEDATPNKQLTDEQITALRKQWLQENPDFSAKEDAFYQRYPQLLEAQKIPLQETLWALLRRAPAFKPQLD; encoded by the coding sequence ATGTCCGACGCCATTATCACTGCCAGCGATACCTCGCTAGATGCATTGCTCAATCATAACGACAAGCCCATTCTGCTTGACCTGTGGGCACCCTGGTGCCAGCCGTGTAAAACACTGGCACCGCTGCTGCATACCATCGCGGATAACACGCCAGATAACTTGACCGTCGCCAAGTTGGATGTAGAACAGTATCCGGCATTCATGCAGCGTTTTGGGGTTCGCGGCATTCCAACGCTGCTGTTGTTTAAAAACGGGCAGGAAATTTCGCGACAGATTGGCGTAAAAACGCTGGCGCAGCTACGTGGCTGGCTGGAATCACACCAGATTACGATACAGAACACCGCCCAGCCGCTGGCAGAAACCCGCGTGACGTGGGGAGCATTTTATGGCGATGCGTCGCTACACGATTTTCTCCACCAGCGACTACGTCAGCATGCGGCAAACGGGGATATTGAACACGCCTTTTCCCCTTATTGGCAGGACAACAAGGGCTCGGTCTCTGCGGTGCTGGCGCACAGTGCTGACATTCACATTTTTGAACGCGTCAGCGGGCTGCCAGCCGCACTCGGCCTACTGATGGAAAAGCTGCCGACTACCACGCCAGCACAGGTTGACGCTCTCTTTACTGCTATCGCTCCCGGAAAAGCCATAGATGGCGTTGCGCTGCAATGGCTACAGCAGTGGTTAGACGATGCGAGCAACCCGTGGTCAGACTGGCTGGCAGACAGCACGGTAGACAGCCTGCGTCAGCAGTGGATTAGCGCCACTTCGCAGTTGTTGGCGGGTGAAACCGTAGCGGAAAGCGAATGGACGGCGCTGCATCAGCAGGCAATAAGTTGGGAGGAGAAAGCCTCTGGCGAACTGGGTCTGGAAAAAAATATAGCGTCAATCATTGCCAGCCTATCACCGCCACCTGCCGCGTCCGACGCGAATAGCTGGCGAGGCGTGAGCATTACTCTCGGCTTCGCGCTAGCGCAGATCCTGCAAATTCACGACGGCTGGAGCAGAGAAGAACGGGCAACACCTGACAAACGCTTCCGCTGGTTTAAGGAACAGGAAGACGCCACGCCCAACAAACAGCTAACGGACGAGCAAATTACCGCGCTCCGTAAGCAATGGCTTCAGGAGAACCCGGATTTTTCCGCGAAAGAGGACGCTTTTTATCAGCGTTATCCGCAGTTGTTAGAAGCGCAGAAAATCCCCTTACAGGAAACGCTGTGGGCATTGCTCCGTCGGGCCCCCGCCTTCAAACCGCAGTTGGACTGA
- a CDS encoding tRNA(Met) cytidine acetyltransferase TmcA, protein MILRDFLSSQHQQQRYGVRRLLVLSGEPSWCEAQALALSCQLSGDWLWIGESAPDSVTSRPASRVRTLLGREFLHAVSDARKGVDVEALAMLSGTLQAGSWLIMLVPPWQTWPTLPDEDSLRWCEQAQPIATPYFIQHFQRQLLADEDVVLWLQGQEAVIRPLAVRSDWQPANGEPTARQQHILHELNAAESGVFVITAPRGRGKSALAGMLTQRSRKACWITAPSRAAAEILQQHARADAQFWAPDALLAHCRLHGAPDVDWLLIDEAAAIPSSALSALLPYFPRILMTTTVQGYEGTGRGFLLKFCATLPQWRAFTLDDPLRWAVNDPLERVLDQALLFNEPDAFHSPLPSNLPIPPSALDSRIERVDDWLTNPERLAGCYALLCSAHYRTSPLDLRRLMDAPGMQIASAQVAGNMCGVLWLVEEGGLSASLAHEVWAGRRRPRGNLVAQSLAAHAGLWHAPTLRARRVSRIAVASAYRRQGIGRALIAEQTREAQRQALDYLSVSFGYQPDLWAFWQSCGFQLVRIGSHLEASSGCYSAMAVLPLSDAGHKLAEQGSRQLARDWRWLQRLIPLNLALPQTGNTELDEGDWRELAGFAFAHRPMEASFAAICRLLSHTTLLLPALRLLAEKPGESELIATTLGLSGRKTLLKRWREEIAAALVDLDVQHSERWRRTVVLGDS, encoded by the coding sequence ATGATATTGCGTGATTTTCTCTCCAGCCAACACCAGCAGCAGCGCTATGGCGTCCGACGCCTGCTGGTGCTAAGCGGTGAACCAAGCTGGTGTGAAGCGCAGGCGTTGGCGCTTAGTTGCCAATTGTCCGGCGACTGGCTGTGGATCGGTGAGTCTGCACCTGATTCCGTTACCTCACGGCCAGCCAGCCGAGTACGGACGCTGCTGGGGCGGGAGTTTCTCCATGCGGTATCTGATGCACGTAAAGGCGTGGACGTCGAGGCGCTGGCGATGCTATCAGGCACGCTACAGGCTGGTAGCTGGCTGATTATGCTGGTGCCGCCGTGGCAGACATGGCCGACCTTGCCGGATGAAGACAGCCTGCGCTGGTGCGAACAAGCACAGCCGATTGCTACCCCGTACTTTATCCAACATTTTCAGCGCCAGCTGTTGGCCGATGAAGATGTGGTGCTCTGGCTGCAGGGCCAGGAAGCTGTCATTCGGCCACTGGCCGTGCGATCGGACTGGCAGCCAGCGAACGGTGAACCGACCGCGCGACAGCAGCACATCTTGCATGAGCTGAACGCCGCTGAATCCGGCGTATTTGTGATTACCGCTCCGCGCGGGCGCGGGAAATCCGCGCTGGCAGGAATGCTGACGCAGCGGAGCCGTAAAGCCTGTTGGATCACCGCACCGTCTCGTGCGGCGGCGGAGATTCTGCAACAGCACGCGCGTGCCGATGCGCAGTTTTGGGCACCGGATGCGCTGCTGGCACACTGCCGCCTTCATGGCGCGCCTGATGTCGACTGGTTGTTGATTGATGAAGCGGCGGCGATTCCGTCTTCCGCGCTCTCCGCGCTATTACCCTATTTTCCTCGTATTCTGATGACCACGACGGTGCAAGGGTATGAAGGTACCGGACGGGGATTCCTGCTGAAGTTTTGTGCGACGTTACCGCAGTGGCGAGCGTTTACGCTGGACGATCCTCTGCGCTGGGCTGTTAACGATCCGCTGGAGCGGGTGTTGGATCAGGCATTGCTCTTCAACGAGCCCGACGCGTTTCATTCCCCGCTGCCGTCCAATCTACCTATTCCGCCTTCTGCGCTGGACAGTCGAATCGAACGTGTCGACGACTGGCTAACGAACCCTGAGCGTCTGGCGGGGTGTTACGCGCTCTTGTGCAGCGCGCATTACCGTACTTCGCCGCTGGATTTGCGCCGCCTGATGGATGCGCCGGGCATGCAGATTGCCAGTGCACAGGTGGCGGGCAATATGTGCGGCGTACTGTGGCTGGTGGAGGAAGGCGGGCTATCCGCATCATTGGCGCATGAGGTGTGGGCCGGGCGGCGGCGCCCGCGTGGCAATCTGGTGGCGCAGTCGCTGGCGGCACACGCCGGGCTGTGGCATGCACCGACGCTGCGGGCGCGTCGCGTGAGCCGGATTGCGGTGGCATCGGCATACCGCCGACAGGGAATTGGTCGGGCACTCATTGCAGAGCAGACGCGCGAGGCACAACGGCAGGCGTTGGATTACCTGTCGGTTAGCTTCGGCTATCAGCCAGACTTGTGGGCATTCTGGCAATCATGCGGCTTTCAACTGGTGCGTATCGGCAGCCATCTTGAGGCTAGCAGTGGCTGTTATAGCGCGATGGCGGTACTGCCGCTGAGTGACGCGGGGCATAAGTTGGCGGAGCAGGGAAGCCGACAGTTGGCGCGTGACTGGCGTTGGTTACAGCGCCTGATTCCGCTGAACCTCGCGCTGCCGCAGACAGGAAATACCGAGCTGGATGAAGGCGACTGGCGTGAACTGGCGGGGTTTGCGTTTGCGCATCGGCCGATGGAGGCCAGCTTCGCTGCGATTTGCCGCCTGTTGAGTCACACCACTTTGCTGCTGCCTGCGCTACGCCTGCTGGCGGAAAAACCGGGTGAAAGCGAGCTGATAGCCACGACGCTGGGGCTAAGCGGTAGGAAAACGCTCCTGAAACGCTGGCGAGAAGAGATCGCCGCTGCGCTGGTCGATCTTGATGTGCAACACAGTGAACGCTGGCGAAGAACCGTCGTATTAGGTGACTCTTGA
- a CDS encoding AraC family transcriptional regulator, with translation MRRHQINNDWVKQAQHPASFERIEAFFRGHGYDPHRHDTYAIGRTLSGVQRFHYRGGLCNSVPGGTLVLHPDEIHDGEAGSADGFQYRMIYVEPALIQKILGGKPLPFVNGGISNDPRLFAATEPLLRAMEEAFDELEEDDVLYDLALALSAVGGQRHPRRLFDYHAAERAREYIHDAFDKTITLDALAQVSGRDRWSLTRDFRALFGTTPYRYVTMRRLEHCRRLMLAGDSLVDIAAQTGFADQSHMTRHFVKAFGLSPGHWQRMFKTP, from the coding sequence ATGCGACGGCATCAAATAAATAACGATTGGGTAAAGCAGGCTCAGCATCCCGCCTCGTTCGAACGAATTGAGGCTTTCTTCCGTGGACACGGTTACGATCCCCATCGGCACGATACCTATGCGATTGGGCGGACGTTATCCGGCGTGCAGCGCTTTCACTATCGTGGCGGTTTGTGCAATAGCGTGCCGGGGGGAACGCTGGTGCTTCACCCGGATGAGATCCATGACGGCGAGGCGGGTTCCGCCGACGGTTTTCAGTACCGCATGATTTACGTTGAGCCCGCGCTGATTCAAAAAATACTCGGTGGCAAACCTTTGCCCTTCGTTAACGGTGGCATATCCAACGATCCACGCCTGTTTGCGGCAACAGAGCCGTTGCTCAGAGCCATGGAAGAGGCGTTTGATGAGCTAGAAGAAGATGATGTGCTCTACGATCTGGCACTGGCGCTGTCAGCCGTGGGAGGGCAGCGGCATCCGCGGCGTTTGTTCGACTATCACGCGGCTGAGCGGGCGCGTGAATATATTCATGATGCCTTTGATAAGACCATTACGCTTGATGCGTTGGCGCAGGTGAGCGGGCGGGATCGCTGGAGCCTGACGCGTGATTTCCGCGCACTCTTCGGCACGACGCCGTACCGCTACGTCACCATGCGCCGTCTCGAACACTGTCGGCGGCTCATGCTGGCAGGTGACAGCCTCGTCGATATTGCTGCTCAGACGGGTTTCGCAGACCAAAGCCATATGACGCGTCATTTCGTGAAGGCATTTGGCCTTTCTCCAGGCCACTGGCAGCGCATGTTCAAGACCCCTTAG
- the purC gene encoding phosphoribosylaminoimidazolesuccinocarboxamide synthase yields the protein MQKLAELYRGKAKTVYTTEDPDLLVLEFRNDTSAGDGARIEQFDRKGMVNNKFNHFIMSKLEEAGIPTQMVSLLSDNEVLVKKLDMVPVECVVRNRAAGSLVKRLGIEEGIELNPPLFDLFLKNDAMHDPMVNESYCKTFGWVNEENLARMKELSYKANDVLSKLFGDAGLILVDFKLEFGLFKGEVVLGDEFSPDGSRLWDKETLNKMDKDRFRQSLGGLIEAYEEVAHRIGVKLD from the coding sequence ATGCAAAAGCTAGCTGAGCTGTATCGTGGAAAGGCGAAAACCGTCTACACCACCGAAGATCCCGATCTACTGGTGCTGGAGTTCCGCAATGATACATCAGCAGGAGACGGTGCGCGCATTGAGCAGTTTGACCGTAAAGGAATGGTGAATAACAAGTTCAACCATTTCATCATGAGCAAACTGGAAGAAGCTGGAATCCCAACCCAAATGGTGAGCCTGCTGTCTGACAATGAAGTGCTGGTGAAGAAGCTGGATATGGTGCCGGTCGAATGTGTTGTGCGTAACCGCGCGGCAGGGTCGCTGGTAAAACGTCTGGGTATCGAAGAAGGTATCGAGCTGAACCCGCCGTTGTTCGATCTGTTCCTGAAAAACGATGCGATGCATGACCCAATGGTGAACGAATCTTATTGCAAGACGTTCGGCTGGGTGAACGAAGAAAATCTGGCTCGCATGAAAGAGCTGAGCTACAAAGCGAACGACGTGCTGAGCAAACTGTTTGGCGACGCCGGGCTGATTCTGGTCGATTTCAAGCTGGAGTTCGGTCTGTTCAAAGGGGAAGTCGTGCTGGGTGATGAGTTCTCACCAGACGGTAGCCGCCTGTGGGACAAAGAAACGCTGAACAAAATGGATAAAGACCGTTTCCGTCAGAGCCTCGGTGGCTTGATTGAAGCGTATGAAGAAGTTGCGCACCGTATCGGCGTAAAATTAGACTAA
- the dapA gene encoding 4-hydroxy-tetrahydrodipicolinate synthase translates to MFTGSIVALVTPMDAKGAVDRASLKKLIDYHVASGTSAIVSVGTTGESATLSHDEHGDVVMLTLELSDGRIPVIAGTGANATAEGVSLTKRFHGTGVVGCLTVTPYYNKPTQEGLYQHFKAIAEHTDLPQILYNVPSRTGCDMLPETVARLSEVKNIVAIKEATGNLSRVSQIQELVSEDFILLSGDDASGLDFMQLGGKGVISVTANIAAREMAELCKLAAQGNFVEARRLNQRLMPLHQKLFVEPNPIPVKWACKELGLMATDTLRLPMTPLTDAGRTVMGQALKQAGLL, encoded by the coding sequence ATGTTTACGGGAAGTATTGTTGCGCTGGTTACGCCGATGGACGCCAAAGGCGCCGTCGATCGGGCGAGCTTGAAAAAACTGATTGATTATCATGTCGCTAGCGGTACATCGGCGATTGTCTCTGTCGGCACGACGGGTGAATCCGCCACGCTGAGCCATGACGAACATGGCGATGTCGTGATGCTGACGCTGGAACTGAGCGACGGACGCATTCCTGTCATCGCTGGCACGGGTGCTAACGCGACCGCTGAAGGCGTTTCACTGACTAAACGCTTTCATGGCACAGGCGTCGTTGGTTGCCTGACGGTCACACCGTACTACAATAAACCGACGCAGGAAGGCCTGTACCAGCACTTCAAAGCGATTGCCGAGCATACCGATCTGCCACAAATCCTGTATAACGTACCTTCCCGCACTGGCTGCGATATGCTGCCAGAAACCGTTGCCCGTTTGTCCGAAGTGAAAAATATTGTCGCAATTAAAGAAGCGACGGGGAACTTAAGTCGGGTAAGCCAGATCCAAGAGCTGGTTAGTGAAGACTTCATTTTGCTGAGCGGCGATGACGCCAGCGGTCTGGACTTTATGCAACTCGGCGGTAAAGGTGTGATTTCCGTAACGGCGAACATTGCTGCACGTGAAATGGCGGAACTTTGCAAGCTGGCGGCGCAGGGCAATTTTGTCGAAGCGCGCCGTTTAAATCAGCGCCTGATGCCTCTGCATCAAAAATTATTTGTTGAACCCAATCCTATTCCGGTGAAGTGGGCCTGTAAGGAATTGGGACTCATGGCGACCGATACGCTGCGCCTGCCGATGACACCGCTGACCGATGCCGGTCGTACGGTGATGGGGCAAGCACTTAAGCAAGCGGGTTTGCTGTAA
- a CDS encoding glycine cleavage system transcriptional repressor, whose product MLPSSQEYYLVITALGVDRPGIVNAITRHVSSCGCNIEDSRLAMLGKEFTFIMLLSGSWNAITLIESTLPLKGAEMDLLIVMKRTESQASQPTPSTVWVKVDVVDSPHIIERFTDLFDSHQLNIAELVSKTQPAEGKKPPQLYIQIAAHSSTPLDSSIIEPAFHQLCTELNAQGSISVVNYAQ is encoded by the coding sequence ATGTTGCCAAGCTCACAAGAATACTATCTGGTTATTACCGCTCTGGGGGTTGATCGCCCCGGTATTGTCAATGCGATTACCCGCCACGTCAGTAGCTGTGGCTGCAATATCGAAGATAGCCGTCTTGCTATGCTGGGCAAAGAGTTCACCTTCATTATGCTGCTATCCGGTAGCTGGAACGCGATAACACTGATCGAATCAACCCTGCCGCTGAAAGGCGCGGAGATGGATTTGCTGATCGTGATGAAGCGGACGGAGTCACAGGCTAGCCAGCCGACGCCTTCGACCGTCTGGGTGAAAGTTGACGTTGTCGACTCCCCTCACATCATTGAGCGTTTTACCGATTTGTTCGATTCCCATCAGTTAAATATTGCTGAGCTGGTTTCAAAAACGCAGCCCGCCGAGGGTAAAAAACCGCCGCAACTGTACATTCAGATTGCCGCACACAGTTCTACCCCGTTGGATAGCTCAATTATTGAGCCAGCCTTTCATCAGCTATGTACAGAATTGAACGCACAAGGCAGTATTAGCGTCGTTAACTATGCTCAATAG
- the bamC gene encoding outer membrane protein assembly factor BamC: MSYSLQKSMVAKVVGISLVMLLAACSTDQRYKRQVSGDESYLKAPALHALNTPAGMILPVQNGDYDIPPVTLNGAVGKELDIRPPVQPLALLNGSRTQISGDTATLLLENSAQNSQLWSQVIRVLQDKAFTIASRQDASQTLTTDWISWPREDEDVPYQGRYQIAVQQQGYQVALIVKLLGLQLNGQPVTTGDQAQRYTGLMLNALSNGLDAQATARENALANRTIGSLDVQSGADDTGLPLLIVRGPYTVVWDRLPAALSKIGMEVSDRSRPQGSVSVKYRAPSGGTWDDLGAKNPELPNGDYKLQVGDLDNRSSLQFIDAKGHTLTQSQNDALVAVFQAAFSK, translated from the coding sequence ATGAGTTATTCATTACAAAAGTCGATGGTGGCGAAAGTTGTTGGCATATCACTTGTGATGTTGCTTGCGGCTTGTTCCACCGATCAGCGCTATAAGCGTCAGGTGAGTGGCGATGAATCCTATCTGAAGGCACCGGCGCTGCACGCGCTGAATACGCCGGCCGGGATGATTTTACCGGTGCAGAACGGGGATTATGATATACCGCCAGTTACCCTGAATGGCGCGGTCGGCAAGGAGCTGGATATTCGTCCTCCTGTGCAGCCATTGGCCTTGTTGAATGGTTCTCGCACCCAGATCTCTGGAGATACGGCAACGCTGTTGTTAGAAAACAGCGCGCAAAACAGCCAGCTCTGGTCTCAGGTTATCCGCGTGTTGCAAGACAAAGCGTTCACTATTGCCAGCCGTCAGGACGCCAGCCAAACGCTGACAACCGACTGGATCTCATGGCCGCGTGAAGATGAAGACGTACCGTATCAAGGGCGTTATCAGATCGCCGTACAGCAGCAGGGCTATCAGGTCGCTCTGATCGTGAAGCTGCTGGGATTACAATTGAACGGCCAGCCAGTGACGACGGGCGATCAGGCTCAGCGTTACACCGGCCTGATGCTGAATGCGCTCAGTAATGGTCTGGATGCTCAGGCAACCGCACGCGAAAACGCACTGGCAAACCGCACCATTGGTTCGCTGGATGTGCAAAGCGGGGCGGATGACACGGGGCTGCCACTGCTGATTGTACGCGGTCCGTACACGGTGGTGTGGGATCGTCTGCCAGCCGCGCTGAGTAAAATCGGAATGGAAGTTAGCGATCGCAGCCGGCCGCAGGGTTCAGTTTCCGTCAAGTACAGAGCACCGAGCGGCGGAACCTGGGATGACCTGGGCGCGAAAAATCCTGAATTGCCTAACGGCGATTACAAATTGCAGGTCGGCGATTTAGATAACCGCAGCAGTCTGCAATTTATCGACGCCAAAGGGCATACGCTAACCCAGTCTCAGAACGATGCGCTGGTGGCCGTATTCCAGGCGGCGTTTAGTAAATAA
- a CDS encoding DUF441 domain-containing protein translates to MAYFDPTLLILLVLAGLGIISHNMTVTLAILVLLAIRITPLNSYFPWVEKYGLSIGIVILTIGVMAPIASGKITASEVMHSFLHWKSLLAILIGVAVSWLGGRGVSLMSNQPSVVAGLLVGTVMGVALFRGVPVGPLIAAGLLSLLIGKT, encoded by the coding sequence ATGGCTTACTTCGATCCAACATTGTTAATTCTGCTTGTTTTGGCGGGGCTGGGTATTATCAGCCATAACATGACCGTCACGCTGGCGATTCTGGTTCTGCTGGCGATACGCATCACACCATTAAACAGCTATTTCCCGTGGGTAGAAAAATACGGCCTGAGCATCGGTATCGTTATTCTGACGATTGGCGTGATGGCACCGATTGCCAGCGGAAAAATTACCGCCAGTGAAGTGATGCATTCCTTCCTGCACTGGAAATCTCTGTTGGCGATCCTCATTGGTGTTGCGGTGTCCTGGCTTGGCGGACGCGGCGTGTCGCTGATGAGCAACCAGCCCTCCGTGGTAGCGGGGCTGCTGGTGGGCACGGTTATGGGCGTGGCGTTGTTTCGCGGTGTTCCCGTCGGGCCATTGATCGCTGCCGGACTGCTTTCCCTGCTGATCGGCAAGACCTGA
- the tldD gene encoding metalloprotease TldD has product MAIHATTTSVSPVLSAFSLETAEISHALNHIMQRQVDYADLYFQRRQQEGWQVENGIVRPTGFSRDQGVGVRAISGEKTAFSYTNDLRPQAILQAASTVREISRQGQNVSVALPASLPSSATTLYPADNPLLAVTEEHKRQLLLTIDRQARARDPRVTQVTAYLNASHETILIARHDGRLAADVRPLVNLVIHVVVEQQGRRENGSSGGGRRLDYGFFTEETVSNWINQAVDQALNNLDASPLPAGTYSVILGAGSPGILLHEAIGHGLEGDFNRKGSSAFSSLLGERVAAPGITVVDDGTLANRRGSLHVDDEGTPSQCTTLIEDGILRGYLQDSLNARLMNTALTGNARRASYSTLPLPRMTNTYMLAGQYPAEEVIASVKNGLYAVGFGGGQVDISSGKYVFSTTEAYLIENGRVTRPVKGATLIGHGPEALLHVAMVGNDLALDDGNIACTKEGQSLPVSVGQPTLRIDNMTVGGSQ; this is encoded by the coding sequence ATGGCAATACACGCCACCACGACATCAGTTTCACCTGTGCTATCGGCATTTTCGCTGGAAACGGCGGAGATATCGCATGCGCTGAACCACATCATGCAGCGTCAGGTGGACTATGCCGATCTCTATTTTCAGCGACGCCAGCAGGAAGGCTGGCAGGTCGAAAACGGCATTGTGCGCCCAACGGGGTTTAGCCGCGATCAGGGCGTTGGCGTCCGCGCCATCAGCGGAGAGAAAACCGCGTTCTCCTACACCAACGACCTGCGCCCACAGGCCATTCTTCAGGCCGCCAGCACCGTAAGAGAAATCAGCCGTCAGGGGCAGAACGTCAGCGTAGCGCTACCCGCCTCGCTACCGTCCAGCGCCACGACGCTCTATCCGGCAGACAATCCCTTGCTTGCCGTCACGGAAGAACATAAACGCCAGCTGTTATTGACTATCGATCGTCAGGCTCGCGCCCGCGATCCTCGGGTCACACAGGTCACGGCTTATCTGAACGCCTCGCATGAAACCATTCTCATCGCCCGACATGACGGGCGACTCGCCGCCGACGTTCGCCCGCTGGTGAATCTGGTCATCCACGTCGTGGTTGAACAGCAGGGTCGGCGGGAAAATGGCTCCAGCGGTGGCGGACGCCGTCTTGATTATGGTTTTTTTACTGAAGAAACGGTCAGCAACTGGATCAATCAGGCTGTCGATCAGGCGCTGAATAATCTGGATGCCAGTCCGCTTCCCGCAGGCACCTACAGCGTGATCCTCGGTGCGGGCTCACCCGGTATTTTGCTGCATGAAGCCATTGGACACGGGCTGGAGGGCGACTTTAACCGGAAAGGCAGTTCCGCATTTTCCAGTTTATTGGGCGAACGGGTTGCCGCGCCGGGTATTACCGTCGTGGATGACGGCACGCTCGCGAATCGTCGGGGCTCGCTGCATGTGGATGACGAAGGTACGCCGTCACAGTGTACGACACTCATTGAGGACGGCATCCTGCGCGGCTATTTACAAGACAGCCTCAACGCCAGATTGATGAATACCGCGCTCACGGGCAACGCACGTCGGGCGTCCTACTCCACGCTGCCGCTGCCGCGTATGACCAACACTTACATGCTGGCAGGACAGTACCCCGCCGAAGAAGTGATCGCGTCTGTCAAAAACGGCCTCTATGCCGTCGGCTTCGGCGGCGGGCAAGTGGATATCAGCAGCGGGAAGTATGTCTTCTCTACCACGGAAGCCTATCTGATTGAAAACGGGCGCGTCACCCGTCCGGTTAAAGGTGCCACGCTGATTGGTCACGGGCCGGAAGCCCTGCTGCACGTCGCCATGGTGGGCAACGATCTGGCGCTGGATGACGGCAATATCGCGTGTACTAAGGAAGGTCAATCCCTGCCCGTCAGCGTCGGTCAGCCAACGCTTCGTATCGACAACATGACCGTAGGCGGCTCGCAATAA
- a CDS encoding cupin domain-containing protein, with protein MYKSINFAQKLALFDDHWQPKVIAEMNDYQFKIVKIQGDFIWHSHPETDETFIVLEGQLRIDFRDGDVHINAGEMYVVPRGVEHKPYAEHEVKMLLIEPKGVLNTGHEGGERTAENDIWI; from the coding sequence ATGTATAAATCCATTAATTTTGCCCAAAAGTTAGCGTTATTCGACGATCATTGGCAGCCGAAAGTGATCGCTGAGATGAATGACTATCAGTTTAAAATCGTTAAAATTCAGGGCGATTTTATCTGGCACTCTCATCCCGAAACGGACGAAACGTTCATCGTGCTGGAAGGCCAACTGAGAATTGATTTTCGTGATGGCGATGTGCACATCAATGCCGGGGAAATGTACGTTGTTCCACGCGGCGTTGAACATAAGCCTTATGCCGAGCACGAAGTAAAAATGCTGCTGATTGAACCGAAAGGCGTACTGAATACCGGTCATGAAGGCGGCGAGCGGACGGCTGAAAATGATATCTGGATTTGA